The genomic segment CGAGAACCGTATTGCATTGCTTACCTAAATAAGTAAATAACGCATGTAAATCAACGCGTCCATCATCATTTGCACCAATAGTGATACAACTAACATGATTGTTAAATCTTTCTCTCACTTCTGCGGGGTATTCCACACATGAAACCAACAGTATAGGAGACGCTATTTCAAACAGTGTAAAGTCATTTGTTAGCCTAGCTTTACTATCTAGAATAACCCTTAATGGTTGTTTAATTTCACTTTCTGCTAAATGCTCTTTTACACTGCCTAATTCTTCATAACGGACATTCATCGAAGGGTTGTCAGCAAGTAGCGTTTCTACACCAGTTATAATAGCGCATTGTCGAGCACGTAACTTTTGCACATCCGCTCGGGCTTCAGGTCCTGTAATCCATTTAGACACCCCATTAGACAATGCCGTTTTGCCATCAATACTGGCAGCAAGCTTAATGGTAACAAGTGGCAAGCCTGTGAGCATTCGCTTAGTAAACCCAAGATTAAGTTGTTTGGCTTGCTCGGTTAATAATCCGACTTCAACCTCAATTCCCGCTTCTTGTAGCATTCGAATACCATTACCTGCCACTTGCGGGTTGGCATCAACCTCAGCAATAACAACCCTTTTTATCCCCGCATTTATTAACGCTAATGCACAAGGAGGGGTTCGGCCATAATGACTGCAAGGCTCAAGGGTGACATAGGCAGTGGCTTGGCTTAATTTATCTTGCTGCTGATTGGTTTGTACTGCATTTAAAGCGTGAATTTCAGCGTGCGGGCCCCCCGCTTTAATATGATAACCTTGACCAATAATCTGCTCGCCAACGGCAATCACACAGCCTACGTTTGGATTAGGCCGAGTTGTATAACGTCCTTTTTCTGCTAATGAAATTGCCAGACTCATCATTGAAATATCAAGGATAGACCACTGAGACATAAAAACCTTCTTGATTGCACCAAAACGATAAAAAGCAATATTTTGCTAGCGGCAAGTAATGATAATGCGGTTACTTTTGTAACTTAGCGATTGCTTCACCAAATTGAGACACATCTTCAAATGCACGATAAACAGAAGCAAAGCGAATATAGGCAACCTTATCAAGCACCATTAACTGCTCCATCATTAAGTTACCGATCATAGCAGAGTCAATTTCTCGTTCGCCTGTCGCACGAAGCGTGGATTTTATTTTTGTTAATGCTTGCTCAATTTGATCCATAGAAACAGGGCGTTTTTCAACTGCTCTGAGCATACCGCCACGAAGTTTCTCTTCATCAAATGGCTGACGAGTGCCATCTTGTTTGATCACTCTAGGCATCACCAGCTCAGCACCTTCAAAGGTTGTAAAGCGTTCATGGCACTCTGTACATTCCCGGCGACGACGTACTTGGTGGCCATCAGCCACAAGTCGAGAGTCAATCACTTTAGTATCTGTCGCGCTACAAAATGGGCAATGCATATTCGCTCCTGAAATTAAAAAGAAAATGGCTGTAAGTACTCGGTACTTACAGCCATTAAAGTTTATCCTATTTACTTTATAAGGTTAACCTTATCGATAAGATTATCCTGCCAAGATAAATTGAATAAAGCCAGTCTTACTCAATCACGTTCCTGTTACAGAACACTTGAAAGGTATTAACCGTAAACAGGGAACTTAGCACATAATTCAAGCACTTGATTCTTCACACGCTCAATCGTGGCTTCATTATTAATATCGTCAAGTACATCACACATCCAGTTGGTTAATTCAACTGATTCAGTTTCAGTAAAACCACGACGTGTAATTGCAGGAGAACCAATACGTAAACCTGAAGTCACAAACGGTGAACGTGGATCATTTGGCACCGAGTTTTTGTTCACTGTGATGTTAGCTTTGCCTAAGGCAGCATCAGCATCTTTACCAGTCATATCTTTGCTGATTAAATCAAGCAGGAATAAGTGGTTATCAGTACCGCCAGATACCACATCATAGCCACGTTCGATAAAGGTTTTAGCCATCACTTTAGCGTTGGCAACAACTTGCTCTTGGTAAGTCGTAAACTCTGGATCTAATGCTTCTTTAAATGCAACTGCTTTAGCTGCAATAACGTGCATTAATGGACCACCTTGACCGCCAGGGAATACTGCTGAGTTTAATTTTTTATAGATATCTTCATCGTTTGATGCAGATAAAATTAATCCACCACGAGGACCGGCAAGTGTTTTGTGTGTCGTCGTTGTCACTACGTGAGCATGTGGTAACGGGTTCGGATAGATACCAGCAGCAACAAGACCTGCAACGTGGGCCATATCAACAAATAAGTAAGCACCTACTTTGTCAGCGATTTCGCGGAATTTACCCCAATCGATGATACCTGAATATGCAGAGAAACCAGCAATAATCATTTTAGGCTTATGTTCAACAGCTAAACGCTCTACTTCTGCATAATCGATTTTGCCAGTCGTTTCATCAATACCGTACTGAACCGCATTGTATAATTTGCCTGAAAAGCTCACATGAGACCCGTGAGTCAAGTGACCACCGTGTGCCAGGCTCATACCTAAAACGGTGTCACCACCTTGTAAAAGCGCCATGAAAACAGCTGAGTTTGCCTGAGAACCAGAATGCGGCTGAACATTAGCGTATGTTGCGCCGAACAACTCTTTAGCACGTGAAATAGCTAATTCTTCAGCAATATCAACATGCTCACAACCACCATAGTAACGCTTACCAGGGTAACCTTCTGCGTACTTATTGGTTAACTGAGAACCTTGTGCTTCAAGAACACGTGGGCTGGTATAATTTTCTGATGCGATTAATTCAATGTGCTCTTCTTGGCGACGAGTCTCATCTTCAATGGCTTGAAACAGTTGTGGATCGTAATCCGCGATATTCATAGCTTTCTTTAGCATTGGTGTCTCCAACAGCAGTTCTTATATATAGGGTTGCGCGGTATTCTACTCTGCTCTGCGTCACAATCCCAGCATTTAGAACATGAATTTCATTGGAAATTATCTTTAATTTGATTAATCCAAAATTTGAGTTAAACAAAAAATAAAGTAGAATTATCATCATCATTGGTCACTAAAGAACCTTAAAAATGGCTCAATTTGTCTATAGTATGCTGCGGGTAGGAAAGATTGTTCCGCCTAAAAAACAAATTCTCAAAGATATTTCACTTAGTTTTTTCCCTGGCGCCAAAATTGGTGTACTTGGTTTAAATGGTTCTGGTAAATCAACTTTGCTAAAAATCATGGCAGGTTTAGATACCGAAATCGAAGGTGAAGCACGTCCGATGCAGGACCTAAAAATTGGTTACCTGCCACAAGAACCCAAGCTTGATGAATCACAAACAGTTCGTGAAGCAATTGAAGAAGCAGTCAGTGAGGCTAAGAATGCGCTGACTCGTCTGGATGAAGTTTACGCACTTTATGCTGAACCTGACGCCGACTTTGATGCATTAGCAAAAGAGCAAGGTGAACTTGAAGCAATTATTCAGTCTCAAGATGCACATAACCTAGATGTAATTTTAGACCGAGCAGCTAACGCATTACGCTTACCTGATTGGGATGAAAAAATCGAAGTGCTATCTGGTGGTGAACGTCGGCGTGTCGCAATTTGTCGCTTACTACTTGAAAAGCCAGACATGTTGTTACTTGACGAACCAACTAACCACTTGGATGCTGAATCTGTCGCGTGGCTTGAACGTTTCTTACAAGATTATACTGGCACCGTAGTTGCGATTACCCATGATAGATATTTCTTGGATAATGCTGCGGGTTGGATTTTAGAACTTGACCGTGGTGAAGGTATTCCTTGGGAAGGTAACTACTCATCTTGGCTTGAGCAAAAAGATGCACGTCTACAACAAGAGTCTGCAACTGAAAGCGCCCGCCAAAAAACCATTCAAAAAGAATTAGAATGGGTACGCCAAGGCAGTAAAGGTCGTCAATCGAAAGGCAAAGCCCGTATGGCTCGCTTTGAAGAATTGAACACCAACGACTATCAAAAGCGTAACGAAACTAATGAATTGTTCATTCCACCAGGGCCTCGTTTAGGTGACAAAGTAATTGAGGTTAATAACTTAACTAAGTCTTATGGCGATCGAGTGTTGATTGATGACTTAAGTTTCTCAATCCCTAAAGGTGCGATTGTCGGTATAATCGGTGCGAACGGTGCGGGTAAATCAACATTATTTAAAATGATTTCAGGCGCTGAACAACCTGATAGCGGCAGCATCGAAGTGGGTGAATCAGTACAAATTGCTTCGGTTGAGCAATTCCGTGATTCAATGAACGACAAGAATACCGTCTGGCAGGAAATCTCAGATGGACAAGATATCATGCGTATCAACAACACAGAGATCCCAAGTCGTGCTTACGTTGGGCGCTTTAACTTCCGTGGTGGCGATCAGCAAAAAATCATTGGTACCTTATCTGGTGGTGAACGTAACCGTGTTCATTTAGCCAAACTGCTACAAGCTGGTGGTAACGTACTCCTACTCGATGAACCAACCAATGACTTAGATGTTGAAACACTACGTGCGCTAGAAGAGGCACTATTAGAGTTCCCTGGTTGTGCCATGGTTATTTCTCATGACCGTTGGTTCTTAGACAGAATCGCCACTCACATTTTAGATTATCGTGATGAAGGCCAAGTCAACTTCTATGAAGGAAACTACACAGAATACACGGCCTGGTTGAAAGAGCACCTTGGTACTGAAGCCATTGAGCCACATCGTTTAAAATACAAGCGTATTGCTAAATAGTCGCAGGATTATCATTATCTGATTCAGAATAAAATTAATCACTTAATAATAGCCTTAGTCAGTTGATTGTATTGCCATTATAAAAGTCCTATTGATGGTGAAATTCGTTAATTCGAGTTTTCACTTTAAATAGGACTTTTTTATGTTTACCCGCCATTACTTTCACTAATCGCTAAAATAACCACTTACCTATAAAGGCAGTCATAAAAATGACGACTGTCTAAAAACCTGCAATTTGTTAAATTTCTAAATACCTCATGGTTAACTTACTCTGTTGAGCTAATTCACTCGCGTTAACAACATAACTAACATAGCCAACAAAAACTTGGTTCTTTAAAGAACATTAACAATAACTTAAGCACAAGAGGACAAAGCAACATCAGGTATAATAAGGTAACAATATATCAGTCAAACCGCCCTACTGTTGGCTTGTTGTAAAAAAGCGTCAAAAAACCACAATCTATTTGTAAAGACAAATTAACTTAAGTACTATAAAATTATTGACGGATTATTTTACTGTTGACCAGTTGCAGTAGCACAAGGCTATGCACGAACAATTACACAAAAATGGAGGAATCAGTGAGATATAGTCGAATTACTTTTATTTTATTATGTTTTTATGCCAGCAGCTCATTTGGTTTAGAGATTATTTCGAGTAGCGAAACCCAAAAACTACAAGAAATTGAGCAAAAGTATAATATTGATGATTTACTCATTTCTGCCAACGATAAATTGTCAACGCACAAAAAGAAAGAATCAGATTTCCACGCCTTAAGTGTCGAGATTAAAAGCAAGCAAACTGAATATGAACATTTGGTTTCTAAGTTACCAGCTAAAATCTTGTCACGCGCTAACCTAAGTTCTTTTTACCGTGATTTAGAAAATCTTGTCCTTAAAATAGATCAACTTGAAACCAAGTATGATATCGACGGTAAATCCCTTAAGAGAGAATACAAATCGATAATGGCAGAATATGATGTCATTAATGAAACTCGCACAAACAAAGATGAGCAGCTAGCCGCACTTAAAAGTGAAATCACCAAACGCGTTATTGCTGACGTTTCAAAAGCTGACACGGTTCAATCAGTTGATTTAGATGGTTCAACCTTATGTAGTAAATTTCAGTCAATTAACGATTGTTTGAAAGATTCAGAAAGCTACATTGTGACTAATACAATCAAAACTGATCCTTTTTTGAATGAGCGCAGTGTTTTACTTTCATATGACGTCATCGACGCCAGTATGAATATGTCAGGCAACTTAAACTATAAAATTAAGATGGCATTCAAACCTTCATATAACAGTAAAATTGACTCACTGATTAATGAAGAACTAGGCCTTAAATCAGCCATGATTACATTAGTTAGTAATGTCGCCGCTGATTGGTTTGTCGATGGTGTTAAAGTTGGGACTGGTCGTGAAATTTTTCATGAAGTGCCATTAGGTCAACACGGTATTTTGGCTTCTTATCAAACGAAAGATAAGTCGAGTGTTGAGTTCATTCAAGGTAATGGTGTTTTCAACTATAACTTTAACGAAACATCTCGTAATAATGACTTAGTGACATTGCCACAGACCGAAAAAACCAAAAAGCAAACCATGAAAATGAAGCCTAAGCAAGCGAATGTCGCTGCTAAAGATAAGCCTCAAATGAGCCTATCAAACAAGAGCTACGAATATTTCATGGGAATTGAAGCATCGACTAAAGAGCAAAACGAAAGCTTTAATGGAACACCTTCAGCAAAACTGTAGCGTCTCATATTAGAATAAAAAACCACTTAGTATGGCTAAGTGGTTTTTTTGTTTTCTAGCATACCAATTTAAAGAATCAACCTGCTTTACTGTATCTTCCCTCTGGTAACTGTTAAAAAATTGATACCAACTTAGACACAAGTTCACAACTCAGATCCAATAACTAAACACTAATGTTATCAGCATGTTTTGTTACAGTCTTATCTGCTACGCTTTACATTCCTTTACCCTTATATGCTGCTTTTTTTATTAAAATAGCCTCACATCAGCATAGGCATTTTTAGAGTTCATCAATGAAAAAATTAGCATTCCTTATTATTGTTTGTGGCGTTATGGCCGCCGCTTTTTCATTTAGTGGTATTAGTCAGGCCAGTAAATCTAAGCCCGATAGCAACAATAAACCGCAAAGAACTATTCCTGTGGTAACAGGCATTGTTGATCAACATGAGTTATCGCAATCGTTATCATTGATTGGCAAATTAGATGCTGAACAGTCCGTGTTTATTTCCTCACAGGTTGCTGGCCAAATCAGTGATATTCTCATTGAACCAGATCAAAACATTAAAGCGGGTCAAACTATTGTTCAGCTTGATAATGCGAAAGCTAAAGCCGCAAC from the Shewanella japonica genome contains:
- the ribD gene encoding bifunctional diaminohydroxyphosphoribosylaminopyrimidine deaminase/5-amino-6-(5-phosphoribosylamino)uracil reductase RibD; this translates as MSQWSILDISMMSLAISLAEKGRYTTRPNPNVGCVIAVGEQIIGQGYHIKAGGPHAEIHALNAVQTNQQQDKLSQATAYVTLEPCSHYGRTPPCALALINAGIKRVVIAEVDANPQVAGNGIRMLQEAGIEVEVGLLTEQAKQLNLGFTKRMLTGLPLVTIKLAASIDGKTALSNGVSKWITGPEARADVQKLRARQCAIITGVETLLADNPSMNVRYEELGSVKEHLAESEIKQPLRVILDSKARLTNDFTLFEIASPILLVSCVEYPAEVRERFNNHVSCITIGANDDGRVDLHALFTYLGKQCNTVLVEAGATLAGSVIKQGLGDELYLYQAMKLLGSQGRNLVQLDDYQAMSDIPKIQLNDTRRVGADLRMIFAL
- the nrdR gene encoding transcriptional regulator NrdR, encoding MHCPFCSATDTKVIDSRLVADGHQVRRRRECTECHERFTTFEGAELVMPRVIKQDGTRQPFDEEKLRGGMLRAVEKRPVSMDQIEQALTKIKSTLRATGEREIDSAMIGNLMMEQLMVLDKVAYIRFASVYRAFEDVSQFGEAIAKLQK
- the glyA gene encoding serine hydroxymethyltransferase; translated protein: MLKKAMNIADYDPQLFQAIEDETRRQEEHIELIASENYTSPRVLEAQGSQLTNKYAEGYPGKRYYGGCEHVDIAEELAISRAKELFGATYANVQPHSGSQANSAVFMALLQGGDTVLGMSLAHGGHLTHGSHVSFSGKLYNAVQYGIDETTGKIDYAEVERLAVEHKPKMIIAGFSAYSGIIDWGKFREIADKVGAYLFVDMAHVAGLVAAGIYPNPLPHAHVVTTTTHKTLAGPRGGLILSASNDEDIYKKLNSAVFPGGQGGPLMHVIAAKAVAFKEALDPEFTTYQEQVVANAKVMAKTFIERGYDVVSGGTDNHLFLLDLISKDMTGKDADAALGKANITVNKNSVPNDPRSPFVTSGLRIGSPAITRRGFTETESVELTNWMCDVLDDINNEATIERVKNQVLELCAKFPVYG
- the ettA gene encoding energy-dependent translational throttle protein EttA, translating into MAQFVYSMLRVGKIVPPKKQILKDISLSFFPGAKIGVLGLNGSGKSTLLKIMAGLDTEIEGEARPMQDLKIGYLPQEPKLDESQTVREAIEEAVSEAKNALTRLDEVYALYAEPDADFDALAKEQGELEAIIQSQDAHNLDVILDRAANALRLPDWDEKIEVLSGGERRRVAICRLLLEKPDMLLLDEPTNHLDAESVAWLERFLQDYTGTVVAITHDRYFLDNAAGWILELDRGEGIPWEGNYSSWLEQKDARLQQESATESARQKTIQKELEWVRQGSKGRQSKGKARMARFEELNTNDYQKRNETNELFIPPGPRLGDKVIEVNNLTKSYGDRVLIDDLSFSIPKGAIVGIIGANGAGKSTLFKMISGAEQPDSGSIEVGESVQIASVEQFRDSMNDKNTVWQEISDGQDIMRINNTEIPSRAYVGRFNFRGGDQQKIIGTLSGGERNRVHLAKLLQAGGNVLLLDEPTNDLDVETLRALEEALLEFPGCAMVISHDRWFLDRIATHILDYRDEGQVNFYEGNYTEYTAWLKEHLGTEAIEPHRLKYKRIAK